A stretch of the Cellulomonas sp. WB94 genome encodes the following:
- a CDS encoding 16S rRNA (uracil(1498)-N(3))-methyltransferase, protein MSAPVFLVEPGALAAVHPGGAYLLDGAEGRHAGVVQRRSPGERVDVVDGAGVRLECLVGAVGAEGVTLQVVARTDEPAPDVALVLVQALAKGDRDEMAIEAATEVGADAVVPWQAERSVVVWRGDRAAKSRSRWLGTVRAAAKQSRRARVPEVELAVDGRGLVERVHRTVDAGGVALVLHEEASVPIAQVDLAGLGVARAADAGSSAPSDGPRGAGQQREVLVVVGPEGGISARELEALVGAGARAVRLGPHVLRTSTAGPIALALLAQRLGRWG, encoded by the coding sequence GTGAGTGCTCCGGTCTTCCTGGTGGAGCCGGGCGCGCTCGCGGCCGTGCACCCCGGCGGCGCCTACCTGCTCGACGGGGCCGAGGGGCGGCACGCCGGGGTCGTGCAACGCCGTTCACCGGGTGAGCGCGTGGACGTCGTCGACGGTGCGGGCGTCCGGCTCGAGTGCCTCGTCGGGGCGGTCGGTGCCGAGGGGGTGACGCTGCAGGTCGTGGCCCGGACCGACGAGCCGGCTCCGGACGTGGCGCTCGTGCTCGTGCAGGCGCTCGCCAAGGGCGACCGTGACGAGATGGCGATCGAGGCGGCGACCGAGGTCGGTGCCGACGCGGTCGTGCCGTGGCAGGCCGAGCGCTCCGTCGTCGTGTGGCGCGGGGACCGGGCCGCGAAGAGCCGGTCGAGGTGGCTCGGGACCGTGCGCGCCGCGGCCAAGCAGTCGCGCCGGGCCCGGGTCCCCGAGGTCGAGCTCGCGGTCGACGGGCGCGGGCTCGTCGAGCGGGTGCACCGGACCGTCGACGCCGGCGGCGTCGCGCTCGTCCTGCACGAAGAGGCGAGCGTGCCGATCGCGCAGGTGGACCTGGCAGGGCTCGGCGTGGCGCGAGCGGCCGACGCCGGGTCGTCCGCGCCGTCGGACGGCCCGCGGGGCGCCGGGCAGCAGCGCGAGGTCCTCGTCGTCGTCGGCCCCGAGGGCGGGATCTCGGCGCGTGAGCTCGAGGCGCTCGTGGGGGCGGGCGCGCGAGCGGTGCGCCTCGGACCGCACGTGCTGCGGACGTCGACGGCGGGCCCGATCGCGCTGGCACTGCTCGCCCAGCGCCTCGGGCGCTGGGGCTGA
- a CDS encoding Gmad2 immunoglobulin-like domain-containing protein, with product MRARRSRPLLLVAAGVGAALTIATSAGCASGTVQPGASTPVTTATAPATTSATAPASTPTPEPSASSTPTDGVPTDQPTNGPNTLTAPTAGATVDGPDVPVTGTGTGFEATLSWEAVPTGGGDPVAQGFTTAGANGEVGPFAFTATLPPGTYTLSVWEPDMSDGATGTKRHNQVSVTVTVR from the coding sequence ATGCGAGCACGACGATCGCGACCCCTGCTTCTCGTGGCGGCCGGGGTAGGTGCGGCACTGACGATCGCGACGTCGGCCGGTTGCGCGTCCGGGACCGTTCAGCCCGGCGCGTCGACTCCGGTGACAACCGCGACCGCCCCCGCGACGACGTCCGCGACGGCACCGGCGAGCACCCCGACTCCCGAGCCCTCGGCGTCGAGCACGCCGACGGACGGCGTCCCGACCGACCAGCCGACCAACGGCCCCAACACCCTGACGGCACCGACGGCCGGGGCGACCGTCGACGGTCCCGACGTGCCGGTCACCGGCACCGGCACCGGCTTCGAGGCGACGCTGAGCTGGGAGGCCGTGCCCACCGGGGGCGGCGACCCGGTCGCCCAGGGCTTCACGACGGCGGGTGCCAACGGCGAGGTGGGCCCGTTCGCGTTCACGGCAACCCTGCCGCCAGGCACCTACACGCTCTCGGTCTGGGAGCCTGACATGTCCGACGGCGCGACCGGCACCAAGCGTCACAACCAGGTGTCGGTGACCGTCACCGTCCGCTGA
- a CDS encoding PhoH family protein yields MAESTPARRPATGVTARVEHRITVGADVSMVELLGRGDEVLLAIEAGFRAVDIHARGNEISLAGPAGDVALVAELVDELIEVAAAGTPLTPDVVARSVTMLAASASPRPVDVLTQNILTSRGRTIRPKTEGQKDYVDAIDRNTVTFGIGPAGTGKTYLAMAKAVQALQVRQVSRIVLTRPAVEAGERLGFLPGSLSDKIDPYLRPLYDALHDMVDPDSIPRLMEAGTIEVAPLAYMRGRTLNDSFIILDEAQNTSTEQMKMFLTRLGFGSKIVVTGDVTQVDLPTATTSGLRVVEQILADIDDVAFCRLTSSDVVRHRLVGDIIDAYARWDRT; encoded by the coding sequence ATGGCCGAAAGCACACCAGCACGTCGTCCCGCCACCGGTGTCACGGCCCGCGTCGAGCACCGCATCACGGTCGGCGCGGACGTCTCGATGGTCGAGCTGCTGGGGCGCGGTGACGAGGTCCTCCTGGCCATCGAGGCCGGCTTCCGGGCCGTCGACATCCACGCGCGCGGCAACGAGATCTCGCTCGCGGGCCCGGCGGGCGACGTCGCGCTCGTCGCCGAGCTCGTCGACGAGCTCATCGAGGTCGCCGCGGCCGGGACGCCGTTGACCCCGGACGTCGTCGCGCGGTCGGTGACGATGCTCGCCGCCAGCGCGTCGCCGCGCCCCGTGGACGTGCTGACCCAGAACATCCTGACGTCGCGCGGGCGCACGATCCGGCCCAAGACCGAGGGGCAGAAGGACTACGTCGACGCGATCGACCGCAACACGGTGACCTTCGGCATCGGCCCCGCGGGCACCGGCAAGACGTACCTGGCGATGGCCAAGGCGGTCCAGGCGCTGCAGGTGCGACAGGTCAGCCGCATCGTGCTGACCCGTCCAGCCGTCGAGGCGGGCGAGCGGCTCGGGTTCCTGCCAGGCTCCCTCAGCGACAAGATCGACCCGTACCTGCGCCCGCTGTACGACGCCCTGCACGACATGGTCGACCCCGACTCGATCCCGCGGCTCATGGAGGCGGGGACCATCGAGGTCGCCCCGCTCGCCTACATGCGCGGGCGCACGCTCAACGACTCGTTCATCATCCTCGACGAGGCGCAGAACACCTCGACCGAGCAGATGAAGATGTTCCTGACGCGCCTGGGGTTCGGGTCGAAGATCGTGGTCACGGGCGACGTCACGCAGGTCGACCTCCCGACGGCCACCACGTCGGGGCTGCGCGTCGTCGAGCAGATCCTCGCCGACATCGACGACGTCGCCTTCTGCCGGTTGACCTCGTCGGACGTGGTACGCCACCGCCTGGTCGGCGACATCATCGACGCCTACGCACGCTGGGACAGGACATGA
- the ybeY gene encoding rRNA maturation RNase YbeY, with the protein MSIEVNNESGVEVDEAEFAALARYVLDAMHVHPQTDLSILLVGVDVMSQLHVQWMDEPGPTDVLSFPMDELRPGREGEQTPAGLLGDVVLCPDVAAAQARVAGHSTAEELLLLTTHGILHLLGYDHAEPEEEREMFALQRQLLLTFLASR; encoded by the coding sequence ATGAGCATCGAGGTCAACAACGAGTCCGGTGTCGAGGTCGACGAGGCGGAGTTCGCGGCGCTCGCGCGCTACGTGCTCGACGCCATGCACGTGCACCCGCAGACGGACCTGTCGATCCTGCTCGTCGGCGTCGACGTCATGTCGCAGCTGCACGTGCAGTGGATGGACGAGCCGGGACCCACGGACGTGCTCTCGTTCCCCATGGACGAGCTGCGACCGGGCCGTGAGGGTGAGCAGACGCCGGCGGGCCTGCTCGGCGACGTCGTGCTCTGCCCCGACGTCGCGGCCGCGCAGGCCAGGGTCGCCGGCCACTCGACCGCCGAGGAGCTCCTCCTTCTCACCACGCACGGGATCCTGCACCTGCTCGGGTACGACCACGCCGAGCCCGAGGAGGAGCGGGAGATGTTCGCGCTCCAGCGCCAGCTGCTCCTGACGTTCCTCGCGAGCCGATGA
- a CDS encoding hemolysin family protein: protein MTHVPLGLLVVVAVLGIALAAALSAGEVAVGRVTLAAVTELLAERHPAAERVRRLVEQRRRVSSSAAFVRLLGEMTATVCITLVVASTGLAWGWVLLVAGFVCAAVAYLLVRVSPRTVGRQHPLAVLTVLSRLLLGVSRAVGGFARAVPTSGARPDFGEDELRDMVERASESDVIEDEERDMFRSVLELGQTLTREVMVPRTDMIVTGADTPLRKALALLLRSGFSRLPVVGESVDDLRGVLYLKDLVRRLSDDPDAQDSPAASIARPAVYVPESKPVDELLRELQAGSSHMAMVVDEYGGIAGLVTIEDALEEIVGELTDEHDPSAPGVEDLGDGSYRVPARLAKDELGELFDLDVDDDDVDSAGGLLAKALGKVPLVGSTGDIHGLHLVAERADGRRKQISTLVVRRTTPDDEPGDDQGATTPADPNHGAHA from the coding sequence ATGACGCACGTCCCCCTGGGGCTGCTCGTCGTGGTCGCGGTGCTCGGCATCGCGCTCGCGGCGGCGCTGAGCGCGGGCGAGGTCGCGGTCGGCCGTGTCACCCTGGCCGCTGTCACCGAGCTGCTGGCCGAGCGGCACCCCGCCGCCGAGCGGGTGCGGCGGCTCGTCGAGCAGCGGCGTCGGGTCTCGTCGTCGGCCGCGTTCGTGCGGCTGCTCGGGGAGATGACGGCGACGGTGTGCATCACGCTCGTCGTCGCGTCCACGGGGCTTGCGTGGGGCTGGGTCCTGCTCGTGGCCGGCTTCGTGTGCGCCGCCGTCGCCTACCTGCTCGTGCGGGTGAGCCCGCGGACGGTCGGACGCCAGCACCCCCTGGCCGTGCTGACCGTCCTGTCGCGCCTGCTGCTCGGGGTCTCCCGCGCGGTCGGCGGTTTCGCGCGGGCGGTGCCGACGTCGGGCGCGCGGCCGGACTTCGGGGAGGACGAGCTGCGCGACATGGTCGAGCGCGCGAGCGAGTCGGACGTGATCGAGGACGAGGAGCGCGACATGTTCCGCTCCGTCCTCGAGCTCGGCCAGACCCTCACGCGCGAGGTCATGGTGCCGCGCACCGACATGATCGTGACCGGGGCGGACACGCCGCTGCGCAAGGCCCTCGCGCTGCTCCTGCGGTCGGGGTTCTCGCGGCTCCCGGTCGTCGGCGAGTCGGTCGACGACCTGCGCGGCGTGCTCTACCTCAAGGACCTCGTGCGCCGCCTGTCCGACGACCCCGACGCCCAGGACTCCCCGGCGGCATCGATCGCCCGGCCCGCCGTGTACGTGCCCGAGTCGAAGCCCGTCGACGAGCTCCTGCGCGAGCTGCAGGCCGGCTCGTCGCACATGGCGATGGTCGTGGACGAGTACGGGGGCATCGCGGGCCTCGTCACGATCGAGGACGCGCTCGAGGAGATCGTGGGCGAGCTCACCGACGAGCACGACCCGTCGGCCCCGGGCGTCGAGGACCTCGGTGACGGGTCGTACCGTGTCCCGGCACGGCTCGCGAAGGACGAGCTCGGCGAGCTCTTCGACCTCGACGTGGACGACGACGACGTGGACAGCGCTGGTGGTCTGCTCGCCAAGGCCCTCGGCAAGGTTCCGCTCGTCGGCTCCACCGGCGACATCCATGGCCTCCACCTCGTCGCAGAACGCGCCGACGGACGCCGCAAGCAGATCTCGACGCTCGTCGTCCGGCGGACCACGCCTGACGACGAGCCGGGGGACGACCAGGGGGCCACCACCCCCGCCGACCCGAACCACGGAGCACACGCATGA
- the era gene encoding GTPase Era encodes MTFHSGFACLIGRPNAGKSTLTNALVGQKVAIMSARPQTTRHTIRGIVHRPDAQLVLVDTPGLHRPRTLLGERLNDLVKGTLTEVDVVGFCLPSDQKVGPGDRFIAEQLADAARDGRGTPVVAIATKADLVGKARLAEHLLAISQLGDWADIVPVSAETGYQVDVLEKILIGHLPEGPALYPDGELTDEPVAVMVAELVREAALEGVRDELPHSLAVVVDEMVPREGDDGATPMLDVRVQLFVERDSQKAIIIGRGGSRLREVGTTARREIEALLGTRVFLDLHVKVAKDWQRDPKQLGRMGF; translated from the coding sequence ATGACTTTCCACTCAGGTTTCGCCTGCCTCATCGGTCGGCCCAACGCCGGCAAGTCGACGCTGACCAACGCACTCGTCGGGCAGAAGGTCGCGATCATGTCGGCCCGCCCGCAGACCACGCGGCACACCATCCGCGGCATCGTGCACCGCCCGGACGCGCAGCTCGTCCTCGTGGACACCCCCGGGCTGCACCGTCCGCGCACGCTGCTCGGCGAACGTCTCAACGACCTCGTCAAGGGCACGCTCACCGAGGTCGACGTCGTCGGCTTCTGCCTGCCGTCGGACCAGAAGGTCGGCCCCGGCGACCGGTTCATCGCCGAGCAGCTCGCCGACGCCGCACGTGACGGTCGGGGCACGCCCGTCGTCGCGATCGCGACCAAGGCCGACCTCGTCGGCAAGGCACGCCTCGCGGAGCACCTCCTCGCGATCTCGCAGCTCGGCGACTGGGCCGACATCGTGCCGGTCTCGGCGGAGACGGGCTACCAGGTCGACGTGCTCGAGAAGATCCTCATCGGCCATCTGCCCGAGGGCCCGGCCCTCTACCCCGACGGCGAGCTCACCGACGAGCCCGTCGCCGTCATGGTCGCCGAGCTCGTGCGCGAGGCGGCGCTCGAGGGCGTGCGCGACGAGCTGCCCCACTCGCTCGCGGTCGTCGTCGACGAGATGGTGCCGCGTGAGGGCGACGACGGCGCGACCCCGATGCTCGACGTGCGGGTCCAGCTGTTCGTCGAGCGCGACAGCCAGAAGGCCATCATCATCGGCAGGGGCGGCTCGCGGCTGCGCGAGGTCGGCACGACGGCACGCCGCGAGATCGAGGCGCTACTCGGCACGCGCGTGTTCCTGGACCTGCACGTCAAGGTCGCCAAGGACTGGCAGCGGGACCCGAAGCAGCTCGGCCGGATGGGCTTCTGA
- a CDS encoding acyl-CoA thioester hydrolase/BAAT C-terminal domain-containing protein — MPYRIATSSVVGVIVLAVIGAFMGPQWDPVPLNDPLVVASSSTAVTYAPLAQTYPVRESVVTVQLDGTTIEARITEPVGASGPLPAVVFVHGAGTGEYSRAFKAQASALAASGVVTMVPNKRLDTYSARHRDYVQMAADYAASVQTLRHWPGVAPTKVGVYSESEGAWIAPVMAADDPGLAFVVFASAPVVPPRQQAAFAMDSYLRATGVPNTVFRAIPRAVGMSLPGGGFEYFDFDVAPYQRRMHQPVFVAYGAHDASMPMVQGAEQIIRDLAIAGNGQYQVRYYAGADHGLKVDGEVSPDFLRDLSGWIRGLPATAQSVPQIAGATPHQTYWAAPSPMPRWLGDGDAVLAVVAGAVGLLVLGPLVGLGVTGWRRVRGRPVRHRLAPGVAGRLGWIGGLSVATVGGLVWYLVAVARLALDYERNSVIVQGGWVGVRLLGIAAVVACVRLLDLERHPRHDGPGVATGVWGHVVVWSVLAGALVLLVVTAYWGVFQLGI, encoded by the coding sequence GTGCCGTACCGCATCGCCACCAGCAGCGTCGTGGGTGTCATCGTGCTGGCCGTGATCGGCGCGTTCATGGGCCCCCAGTGGGACCCGGTGCCCCTGAACGACCCGCTCGTGGTGGCGAGCTCGTCGACCGCTGTGACGTACGCCCCGCTCGCGCAGACGTACCCGGTGCGCGAGTCGGTCGTCACGGTGCAGCTCGACGGCACCACGATCGAGGCCCGGATCACCGAGCCGGTCGGGGCGAGCGGACCGCTCCCCGCCGTGGTGTTCGTGCACGGCGCCGGGACGGGGGAGTACTCTCGGGCCTTCAAGGCGCAGGCGTCCGCGCTCGCCGCGTCGGGCGTGGTCACGATGGTCCCGAACAAGCGGCTCGACACGTACTCGGCCCGGCACCGCGACTACGTCCAGATGGCAGCCGACTACGCCGCGTCCGTGCAGACGCTGCGGCACTGGCCCGGTGTCGCCCCGACGAAGGTCGGCGTGTACTCCGAGAGCGAGGGTGCCTGGATCGCGCCGGTGATGGCCGCCGACGACCCGGGCCTCGCCTTCGTCGTGTTCGCCTCGGCGCCGGTCGTCCCGCCGCGGCAGCAGGCCGCGTTCGCGATGGACTCCTACCTGCGCGCCACCGGGGTGCCGAACACCGTGTTCCGCGCGATCCCCCGGGCCGTCGGGATGTCGCTGCCCGGCGGCGGCTTCGAGTACTTCGACTTCGACGTCGCCCCCTACCAGCGGCGCATGCACCAGCCGGTGTTCGTGGCCTACGGCGCGCACGACGCGTCGATGCCCATGGTCCAGGGTGCCGAGCAGATCATCCGTGACCTGGCGATCGCCGGCAACGGCCAGTACCAGGTCCGCTACTACGCCGGCGCCGACCACGGGCTCAAGGTCGACGGGGAGGTCTCGCCCGACTTCCTCCGCGACCTGTCCGGATGGATCCGTGGGCTGCCCGCGACCGCCCAGTCGGTGCCGCAGATCGCCGGGGCGACCCCGCACCAGACCTACTGGGCCGCGCCCTCGCCCATGCCGCGCTGGCTCGGCGACGGTGATGCCGTCCTGGCGGTCGTCGCGGGTGCGGTCGGGCTGCTCGTGCTCGGACCTCTCGTCGGGCTCGGCGTCACGGGATGGCGACGCGTGCGCGGCCGGCCGGTCCGGCACCGGCTCGCGCCCGGGGTCGCCGGCCGGCTCGGCTGGATCGGTGGGCTCTCGGTCGCGACCGTCGGGGGGCTCGTCTGGTACCTCGTGGCAGTCGCCCGGCTCGCGCTGGACTACGAGCGCAACTCGGTCATCGTGCAGGGCGGCTGGGTCGGCGTGCGCCTCCTGGGGATCGCCGCCGTCGTGGCGTGCGTGCGGCTCCTCGACCTCGAGCGGCACCCGCGCCATGACGGGCCGGGCGTCGCGACGGGCGTCTGGGGGCACGTCGTCGTGTGGTCGGTGCTCGCAGGAGCGCTGGTCCTGCTGGTCGTCACCGCGTACTGGGGGGTGTTCCAGCTCGGGATCTGA
- a CDS encoding protein phosphatase 2C domain-containing protein has translation MNEDALLAYPPVFLVADGMGGHDAGDVASRLAVEEFAQLAGRTSASAHDVHACFERTAARVHEAFEGRAGGTTIAGVAVAEEADGSYWLVFNVGDSRVYRWASGTLTQISVDHSVVQELVDHGELAPELAGTHPERHVLTRAIATGSALEPDYWLIPAGPHDRILVCSDGLTREVPDEVIAEVLGQCSDPQEAAQLLVQRAIEAGGRDNVSTVVVDVATTSAGASDAYTTVPRPAGQSGPGAATGTWDEMLDGATVPRATTTEVEL, from the coding sequence GTGAACGAGGACGCCCTGCTGGCGTACCCGCCGGTGTTCCTCGTGGCCGACGGCATGGGTGGCCACGACGCGGGCGATGTCGCGAGCCGGCTCGCCGTCGAGGAGTTCGCGCAGCTCGCAGGCCGGACCTCCGCCTCCGCGCACGACGTGCACGCGTGCTTCGAGCGGACCGCCGCGCGGGTCCATGAGGCGTTCGAGGGCCGGGCCGGTGGCACCACGATCGCGGGTGTCGCGGTCGCCGAGGAGGCCGACGGGTCCTACTGGCTCGTGTTCAACGTCGGCGACTCCCGCGTGTACCGCTGGGCGTCGGGCACGCTCACGCAGATCAGCGTCGACCACTCGGTGGTCCAGGAGCTCGTCGACCACGGCGAGCTCGCGCCCGAGCTGGCCGGCACCCACCCCGAGCGCCACGTCCTCACGCGCGCGATCGCGACCGGCTCCGCGCTCGAGCCGGACTACTGGCTCATCCCGGCCGGACCGCACGACCGCATCCTGGTGTGCTCCGACGGTCTGACGCGCGAGGTTCCCGACGAGGTCATCGCCGAGGTGCTGGGGCAGTGCAGCGACCCGCAGGAAGCCGCGCAGCTCCTCGTGCAGCGTGCGATCGAGGCTGGCGGACGGGACAACGTGAGCACCGTGGTCGTCGACGTCGCCACGACGAGCGCCGGTGCGTCCGACGCGTACACGACCGTGCCGCGCCCGGCGGGGCAGTCCGGTCCCGGCGCCGCCACGGGAACCTGGGACGAGATGCTCGACGGCGCGACGGTGCCGCGAGCGACGACGACGGAGGTCGAGCTGTGA
- a CDS encoding FHA domain-containing protein codes for MIVPEYMPGDWHAVVAGGVVALLAPSTPSDVVRAVWAAVPAQGGLADQLEALLAGGIARLQPFALVDLSGGRVHAALRGGVEIEVRGTDGARVLSAGEVTTWSERVAEGADEVTIRVVGTPWTPGLALPVVSGVVRASVVRVPLAARDAAVAEPASVDDTVEDAPVDVRVETPDGTPDGTPGDALAGPGADSLPTHDPVPGARDLIDHVPAGDESESLRRELDAAWNLPSSTEVVAQVVAEAEAALDSGSLGQVEDTVVPDDHDGMTILSSDLQTIRHQLPSWAGDEVPGPFRVAAPQLAPPAKLVLSTGQVVSVDRSVLLGRAPQVSRVTNRDLPRLVTLPSPQQDISRTHAEVRADGDDVLVTDLHSTNGTLVTRPGDPARQLAPGEATVIEHGEVVDLGDGVTFTVERGA; via the coding sequence GTGATCGTGCCCGAGTACATGCCGGGGGACTGGCACGCGGTGGTCGCCGGAGGCGTCGTCGCACTCCTCGCGCCGTCCACGCCGTCCGACGTGGTGCGCGCCGTCTGGGCGGCCGTTCCCGCGCAGGGCGGTCTCGCCGATCAGCTCGAGGCTCTGCTCGCGGGAGGGATCGCGCGGCTGCAACCCTTCGCGCTCGTGGATCTCTCGGGCGGGCGCGTGCACGCCGCGCTTCGCGGCGGTGTCGAGATCGAGGTCCGTGGCACCGACGGCGCGCGGGTGCTGAGCGCCGGTGAGGTCACGACGTGGTCCGAGCGCGTCGCCGAGGGGGCCGACGAGGTGACGATCCGCGTGGTCGGCACGCCGTGGACGCCCGGGCTCGCGCTGCCCGTGGTCAGCGGCGTCGTGCGTGCGTCCGTCGTGCGGGTGCCGCTCGCTGCACGCGATGCGGCGGTCGCGGAGCCCGCTTCCGTCGATGACACGGTCGAGGACGCGCCGGTCGACGTGCGCGTCGAGACGCCCGACGGGACGCCTGACGGGACGCCCGGCGACGCGCTCGCCGGCCCCGGCGCCGACAGCCTCCCGACCCACGACCCGGTGCCCGGCGCGCGCGACCTGATCGACCACGTCCCCGCGGGCGACGAGTCCGAGTCGCTGCGCCGCGAGCTCGACGCCGCGTGGAACCTTCCGAGCAGCACCGAGGTCGTCGCGCAGGTCGTGGCCGAGGCCGAGGCGGCGCTCGACTCCGGCTCGCTCGGCCAGGTCGAGGACACCGTGGTCCCGGACGACCACGACGGCATGACCATCCTCTCGAGCGACCTCCAGACGATCCGCCACCAGCTGCCGTCGTGGGCGGGCGACGAGGTCCCTGGTCCGTTCCGCGTCGCTGCGCCGCAGCTGGCACCCCCGGCGAAGCTCGTCCTGTCGACCGGTCAGGTCGTCTCTGTCGACCGCTCGGTGCTGCTCGGTCGCGCCCCCCAGGTCTCGCGCGTGACGAACCGCGACCTCCCGCGCCTCGTCACGCTGCCGAGCCCGCAGCAGGACATCTCGCGGACGCACGCCGAGGTGCGCGCGGACGGCGACGACGTGCTCGTCACCGACCTGCACTCGACCAACGGGACTCTCGTGACGCGACCGGGTGACCCCGCGAGGCAGCTGGCGCCGGGCGAGG